In Solenopsis invicta isolate M01_SB chromosome 1, UNIL_Sinv_3.0, whole genome shotgun sequence, one genomic interval encodes:
- the LOC105202081 gene encoding zinc finger CCCH domain-containing protein 3: protein MGVPSSASTEVNILNEIYYLKSQIEQYRQKTQIILQSSEKTNCSNRKFKFIKPNIQSDSKNLICDSPLNSKMLPECSTKNVHVKSSFTNVHVNPNFKPQKPTVHINPNIHAKPLIHVNPKMMHDISNQNLQNNINMTTATYTTKTNVNNTGQANVKRSVYVNPTLLKKLSSSKEKSNFKESVTTEQPVYSRLKLVKNIDNRKISPKKISNSSIVLLSRSKLVRVSTAKSSSRTSLQYQRKSSKYMEIKGKKCETTSQKVMKMKPLINNTLQSTSIITNLSKSNINKSNNKSKVTKYKIDRTALHISKVKERPLEMAKVISDTKKLVTIGGIVYRASKNKLIRRNSLLKRKRSISGKSDKLGVILHDKKQRTSKETLNRTSETDIVKKTRYTFNVIPKTTYKNSISNKAKQRSIRILRNKMHKNNQPCLIFQRFGSCPNHKNGKCPKRHDKKQVSLCKNFLQGKCFLNKCSLSHDVGPEKMPTCKYFLDGCCTRDACPYLHVKVSSNTSICIDFLQGYCAKGNKCQRRHEYLCPEFNKSGNCSKGECCPYPHKSHSSNSEKSAKYLNKTHDAQKYHATLVTESNSEISNSESRLRYYELTNSLSEEFEKKKEIPIIDPVKQINVNEIKQDKSLMKNNQGELEITVYDRDNVKKKISIGGYIPIDHL, encoded by the exons ATGGGAGTTCCATCGTCCGCAAGTACAGAAGTTAACATATTGAacgagatttattatttaaaaa GTCAGATAGAGCAATACAGACAAAAGACACAAATAATTTTGCAGTCCAGTGAAAAGACTAATTGTTCCaacagaaaatttaaatttataaagccGAACATTCAGTCAGATTCAAAGAACCTGATTTGCGATTCTCCTTTGAACTCCAAAATGTTACCTGAGTGTTCAACTAAAAATGTACATGTAAAATCAAGTTTTACAAATGTTCATGTTAATCCAAATTTTAAACCACAAAAACCAACGGTGCATATCAATCCAAATATCCATGCCAAACCTTTAATACATGTTAATCCAAAAATGATGCATGATATTTCTAATCAAAATCTACAAAATAACATAAACATGACAACAGCAACTTATACaacaaaaacaaatgtaaataatacagGGCAAGCAAATGTTAAGAGGTCTGTGTATGTTAATCCAacattattgaagaaattatctTCTTCCAaggaaaaatcaaattttaaagaatCAGTTACAACAGAACAACCTGTTTATTCGAGAttgaaacttgtaaaaaatattgataatcgaAAGATTTCTCCTAAGAAGATTAGTAATTCTAGCATTGTACTTTTATCACGTAGCAAGCTTGTTAGAGTGTCTACTGCAAAAAGCTCGTCGAGAACTTCTTTACAGTATCAACGtaaatcatcaaaatatatggaGATAAAGGGAAAAAAATGTGAGACAACATCGCAGAAAGTCATGAAAATGAAgccattaataaataatacattacaaTCTACAAGTATAATAACTAATTTgtcaaaatcaaatattaataaatctaataaCAAATCTAAagtaactaaatataaaatagatagaaCTGCATTACATATATCAAAAGTTAAAGAAAGGCCTTTAGAAATGGCAAAAGTTAT AAGCGACACAAAGAAACTTGTTACTATTGGTGGTATTGTCTATAGAGcttccaaaaataaattaattcgaaGAAACTCTTTATTGAAAC GAAAACGATCAATCAGTGGAAAAAGTGATAAGCTTGGTGTTATTCTTCATGATAAAAAACAACGAACGAGCAAAGAAACTTTAAATCGCACATCAGAAACGGacattgttaaaaaaacaaGATATACTTTCAATGTAATTCCGAAAACCACTTACAAAAATAGTATCag taacAAAGCGAAACAAAGAAGCATACGaattttacgaaataaaatGCACAAGAATAATCAGCCTTGCTTGATTTTTCAACGATTTGGATCTTGTCCAAAccataaaaatggaaaatgtcCTAAACGACATGATAAAAAACAGGTGTCACTCTGCAAAAA TTTTCTACAAGGAAAGTGTTTTTTGAACAAATGTTCTTTATCTCATGATGTTGGACCTGAAAAGATGCCTACATGCAAGTACTTTCTCGATGGCTGTTGCACAAGAGATGCCTGTCCTTATCTTCATGTTAAAGTGTCTTCAAACACTTCAATCTGCATTGATTTTTTACAAGGATATTGTGCTAAGGGAAATAAG TGCCAACGACGCCATGAGTATCTTTGTCCTGAATTTAACAAGTCGGGGAATTGCAGCAAAGGTGAGTGTTGTCCTTATCCTCATAAATCGCATTCCTCTAATTCCGAAAAAAGCGCTAAGTACTTGAACAAGACGCATGATGCGCAAAAATATCATGCCACACTTGTCACAGAAAGTAATTCTGAGATCTCAAACTCGGAAAGCAGATTAAGATATTATGAACTAACTAATAGTTTATCtgaagaatttgaaaaaaagaaagagattcCAATTATCGATCCTGTAAAGCAGATTAACGTTAACGAAATTAAACAAGATAAATCTTTAATGAAAAACAACCAAGGTGAATTAGAGATAACGGTTTATGATCgtgataatgtaaaaaagaagatTTCTATTGGCGGTTATATCCCTATTGAtcatctttaa